The following proteins are co-located in the Aggregatibacter aphrophilus ATCC 33389 genome:
- a CDS encoding FMN-dependent NADH-azoreductase, which produces MSNVLVLKSSILGANSQTNQLSDYFISKLAKANVIQRDLAANPLPYLDSTATTALRSQPITADENALLALSDELVSEIKNADIIVINAPMYNFSVPTQLKSYFDFIARSRVTFQYTEKGPEGLLTGKKSVVLAAFGGFHQNQPTDLVTAYLKTILGFVGITDVQFVYVEGIGFGHEAVAKAQNQAKAEIDKIVTAL; this is translated from the coding sequence ATGAGCAACGTTTTAGTTTTAAAATCCAGCATCTTAGGTGCAAATTCTCAAACTAACCAATTATCTGATTATTTCATTAGCAAATTAGCCAAAGCCAATGTAATACAACGCGATTTGGCTGCCAATCCCTTACCTTACCTTGACAGTACAGCAACCACTGCATTGCGCAGTCAGCCTATTACTGCTGACGAAAATGCATTATTGGCGTTATCCGATGAATTGGTTAGCGAAATTAAAAACGCAGACATAATCGTTATTAACGCACCTATGTATAACTTCAGTGTTCCAACACAACTAAAAAGTTATTTTGATTTTATCGCCCGCTCTCGCGTCACATTTCAATATACTGAAAAGGGTCCGGAAGGATTATTAACCGGTAAAAAATCTGTTGTATTAGCAGCATTTGGCGGTTTCCATCAAAATCAACCGACAGATCTTGTGACGGCGTATTTAAAAACGATTTTAGGCTTTGTCGGTATTACTGACGTGCAGTTCGTTTATGTTGAAGGAATCGGTTTTGGGCATGAAGCTGTTGCCAAAGCACAAAACCAGGCAAAAGCAGAAATAGATAAAATTGTAACCGCACTTTAA
- the sohB gene encoding protease SohB translates to MWSDIFIGYGVFILEVITLLLIIAAVVAMILAMKQKKNHLHGELVITDLSKEFEENSKKLRDFHLTEEELKEAEKAEKKAEKAKAKALKAQRKKGESVIEDEQKPTLYVLNFKGDIAATETAALREEISAIIQTAKNDDEVLLCLESPGGMVHGYGLAASQLARLKQHGIKLTVAVDKVAASGGYMMACVADKIISAPFAVIGSIGVVAQIPNVHRLLKKHDVDVDVMTAGEYKRTMTILGENTEKGKQKFQQELEETHQLFKQFVSQNRPHLDVDSVATGEHWFGQQALQLNLVDEIMTSDDVLLQAMKEKRVIGIKYSVKKSLLQKLGKQAEESADNLLLRLLKRNENGLM, encoded by the coding sequence ATGTGGTCAGATATTTTTATCGGCTATGGGGTATTCATTTTGGAAGTGATTACATTGTTACTGATTATTGCCGCTGTAGTTGCCATGATTTTGGCAATGAAGCAGAAGAAAAATCATCTTCACGGTGAATTGGTTATTACCGATTTATCAAAAGAATTTGAAGAAAATAGTAAAAAATTACGGGATTTTCATTTAACCGAGGAGGAATTAAAAGAGGCGGAAAAAGCAGAGAAAAAAGCCGAAAAAGCCAAAGCAAAAGCTTTAAAAGCACAACGTAAAAAAGGTGAATCGGTTATAGAAGATGAACAAAAACCAACGCTTTATGTTTTAAATTTTAAAGGTGATATTGCCGCAACAGAAACAGCCGCATTGAGGGAGGAGATAAGCGCTATTATCCAAACAGCAAAAAACGATGATGAAGTATTGCTATGTTTGGAAAGTCCCGGTGGTATGGTACATGGTTATGGCTTGGCTGCATCACAATTGGCACGCTTGAAACAACATGGTATTAAATTAACGGTAGCGGTGGATAAAGTGGCAGCTAGCGGTGGTTATATGATGGCTTGTGTCGCCGATAAAATTATTTCGGCACCTTTTGCGGTAATTGGGTCTATTGGTGTGGTTGCGCAAATTCCAAATGTTCATCGTTTGTTAAAAAAACATGATGTGGATGTGGATGTGATGACGGCCGGAGAATATAAACGTACTATGACCATCTTGGGAGAAAATACTGAAAAAGGGAAACAAAAGTTCCAACAAGAATTAGAAGAAACGCATCAACTTTTCAAGCAATTTGTCTCGCAAAATCGACCGCATTTGGATGTGGATAGTGTTGCCACTGGAGAACATTGGTTTGGTCAACAGGCATTACAGTTAAACCTGGTGGATGAAATCATGACAAGCGATGATGTGCTATTACAGGCGATGAAAGAAAAACGTGTTATTGGAATTAAATATTCGGTTAAGAAATCGTTATTACAAAAACTTGGTAAACAAGCAGAAGAAAGCGCCGATAACTTACTGTTACGTCTGTTAAAAAGAAATGAAAATGGTTTAATGTAA